The DNA segment GCTTGCTGATGAGGTAGCGGAAGCAAAATCGTTCGCTTCATAGAGGGCTACGTTTAATCCTCGGCCAGAAGCATCCGCTGCGATACCGGCACCATTGATCCCGCCACCCACGACGATGAGATCTAACACCTCATTTACATTTTCTTTCTTTGTCATCTTAACCTCGGTTCGAATTTATCAATAAAATGTTCGTTCGAGCATTTTTGTTATAATTTACCGAAAATAAATAAACTGTCTAGATCATATTTATGTTCTTTTTTGTTTTTATGTTTATTTTTATTGCTCGAATAGTTAAAAATTTGAGCGTACGCACATTTGTGATTATTGTTTGTTTACATATTTGTTACATGTTGTAGCTTTCAGTTCGAATTATTCCAATAACTAGGATCTTTTTAGAAGTAGATCTGCCAATAACTAAAAATAGGTCGTCAAATGTCTACAACAAATAAAAATCAATTACTCGGAGAGTGTTTGTCGGAATTTATCGGTACAGGGTTACTGATCTTTTTCGGGGTAGGGTGTGTTGCTGCTCTAGTGCTAACTGGAGCCAGCTTTGGACAATGGGAAATCAGTATCATCTGGGGGATAGGGGTTGCTGTGGCTATTTATTGCGCGGGTGGGGTGTCCGGCGCACATTTGAACCCTGCGGTAACCATTGCTCTCACCTTATTTCATGGCTTTGATAAAAGAAAAGTCATTCCTTATATTGGTGCGCAATTGCTCGGTGCGTTCAGTTCTGCTGCTTTAGTGTACGCTTTATACAGCAATCTCTTTACTCAATATGAAACGCTTCACTCTATGGTGCGTGGATCACAGGATAGCCTGGCATTAGCTGGTATTTTCTCAACCTACCCAAATCCCGCTTTAAGTTTTGGCGGTGCTTTTGCGGTGGAATTTGTCATTACGGCAGTATTGATGTTTGTGATTTTAGCGCTGGGTGATGATAGAAATGGCGCACCAAACGGAGCCGTCACACCTTTATTAGTTGGGCTATTAATTGCAGTAATCGGTGGTTCTCTTGGTCCATTGACTGGCTTTGCGATGAACCCTGCGCGTGATTTTGGACCGAAGTTTTTTGCTTACCTGGCTGGCTGGGGCGATATGGCGTTAACTGGTGGCAAAGATATTCCGTACTTTATTGTGCCGATTGCTGCTCCTATTCTCGGCGCCTGTTTCGGTGGTTGGTTATATCCAAAAGTCATTGGTGCCTATCTAGCAGAAGTGGATCAACAGCCAAATGATCCGGCAGAGAATGCACCACAAGTTTCAACTAATAACGCATAACAACATCACGATATAAATAGGAAAATAACATGGAAAAGAAATACATCGTCGCTTTGGATCAAGGCACAACCAGTTCTCGCGCAGTGGTACTCGATCGTGATGCCAATATTGTTTGCAGTGCGCAGCGTGAATTTACTCAAATTTATCCGCAAGCCGGGTGGGTTGAGCATGATCCATTGGAAATCTGGGCATCGCAAAGCTCGACTCTGGTTGAAGCACTGGCGAAAGGCGGCCTACATTCGGATGAGATTGCCGGTATTGGTATTACTAACCAGCGTGAAACCACCGTGGTGTGGAACCGAACTACGGGTAAGCCGGTTTATAATGCCATTGTGTGGCAGTGTCGCCGTACTGCGAGTATTTGTGAAGAACTGAAAAAAGCCGGTCTTGAAGAGTATATTTTAGAAAACACCGGCTTAGTGGTCGACCCGTATTTCTCGGGTACCAAAGTAAAGTGGATTCTTGATAACGTGGAAGGCGCACGAGAGCAAGCTGAAAAAGGCGAATTGGCATTTGGTACCGTCGATTCATGGCTGATCTGGAATATGACTCAAGGCCGCACTCATGTGACGGATCCAACCAATGCCAGCCGTACTATGTTGTTTAATATCAACACCCTTGAGTGGGACGACAAATTGCTTGATGAGCTTGGCATTCCTAAGTCTATGATGCCGGAAGTGAAGTCATCGTCTGAAGTGTATGCGCAAACCAACATTGGTGGTAAAGGCGGAACCCGTATTCCCATTGCCGGTATTGCGGGTGACCAACAAGCGGCGTTGTTTGGGCAGATGTGTGTGGAAGCCGGACAAGCGAAAAACACTTATGGCACAGGTTGCTTCTTATTGATGAACACCGGCGATAAAAAAGTGACCTCGAAAAATGGCTTATTAACCACCCTTGCTTGTGGACCTAAAGGCGAAGTGAGCTATGCCCTCGAAGGTGCAGTATTTATGGGTGGCGCATCGATTCAATGGTTACGTGATGAATTGCAATTGATTAGTGATGCTGCTGATACCGAATATTTCGCGACCAAAGTAGATACCTCAAACGGTGCTTATGTCGTGCCGGCTTTCACTGGATTAGGTGCTCCACATTGGGACCCGTATGCTCGTGGTGCGATTGTTGGCTTAACGCGTGGTGTCAACCGTAACCACATTATCCGTGCCACTTTGGAAAGTATTGCTTATCAGTCATTGGATGTGATTTCAGCCATGCAGGCCGATTCAGGAATCAAGCTTGATTTCTTGAAAGTCGATGGCGGCGCGGTAGCCAATAACTTCTTAATGCAGTTCCAATCGGACGTGTTAAACACCGAAGTTCAACGCCCAGTTGTCACTGAAGTCACCGCGTTAGGCGCTGCATACCTTGCCGGCCTTGCCGTGGGTTTTTGGGGTAGCATTGATGAGCTGAAACATAAGTCAGAGCTAGACCGAGCTTTTAAACCTTGCGCCGATGATGGCAAACGTGAACGTCGTCATAACGGCTGGAAGCGAGCAGTAGAGTGCGCGAAAGGCTGGATTGAGGAGTAAAAATAACGAGTCTCGGGCGCTGCGCTTCTCGGACGCGTTGCTGCTCGTGGCTTGGAAAAGCAAGAGCAGGAGAGCCGAGATTCGGGGACGCTGCGCTCGGGAGCCGAAAAGCGTGTACGGTACTCGGTTTTCGGGCGCTACGCTGCTCGTGGCTCGGTAAAGATAAGAGTGGTTTCTAGTTGCGTGTTTCGTGTAGCTTGGAAAAGCAAGAATCAGAAGATCCGAGATTCGGGGACGCTTCGCTCGGGAGCCGAAAAGCGGTTACGGGTTATGGTATTCGGTTTTCGGTCGTTTCACTGCTCGTTACTTGGAAAAGATAAAAGCAGATGCGTTGTTTATGTATTGAAATAGAGAATAAATAACGTCATTCCGTACATGAGCCTAGGCGAAGAAGATACGGAATCTCCTACAGCGTGTTGATACATCAATTACTGTAGGAGATCCTGAACTACGCTCCTTCGTCGCTATTCAGGATGACGTCTTTCTAGATGACATCATCCATCCTAAGATCTTTCGAGCTAGAATCAGCAACGCGCCCGAAAACCGAGTCACGTTCATGCTTTTTCTCGTAACCCGAAGCGAAGCTTTCACGCATCACGCGACAATCTTTTGCTCTTCCTCGCTCTGGCCTTTCGCTTTCCGAGCGACGAATTACCTTTTAAAAATTAACGGTAGTCGTTTCACCTTCAGTCAACGTTGTTTCTTTCACTTGACCATCGGGTTGAGGGATCGTCAAACCATCAAACTGGATAGAATCATCCGCTTCGCCACCACAATATAATGCGACAG comes from the Vibrio gangliei genome and includes:
- a CDS encoding MIP/aquaporin family protein, whose amino-acid sequence is MSTTNKNQLLGECLSEFIGTGLLIFFGVGCVAALVLTGASFGQWEISIIWGIGVAVAIYCAGGVSGAHLNPAVTIALTLFHGFDKRKVIPYIGAQLLGAFSSAALVYALYSNLFTQYETLHSMVRGSQDSLALAGIFSTYPNPALSFGGAFAVEFVITAVLMFVILALGDDRNGAPNGAVTPLLVGLLIAVIGGSLGPLTGFAMNPARDFGPKFFAYLAGWGDMALTGGKDIPYFIVPIAAPILGACFGGWLYPKVIGAYLAEVDQQPNDPAENAPQVSTNNA
- the glpK gene encoding glycerol kinase GlpK; this translates as MEKKYIVALDQGTTSSRAVVLDRDANIVCSAQREFTQIYPQAGWVEHDPLEIWASQSSTLVEALAKGGLHSDEIAGIGITNQRETTVVWNRTTGKPVYNAIVWQCRRTASICEELKKAGLEEYILENTGLVVDPYFSGTKVKWILDNVEGAREQAEKGELAFGTVDSWLIWNMTQGRTHVTDPTNASRTMLFNINTLEWDDKLLDELGIPKSMMPEVKSSSEVYAQTNIGGKGGTRIPIAGIAGDQQAALFGQMCVEAGQAKNTYGTGCFLLMNTGDKKVTSKNGLLTTLACGPKGEVSYALEGAVFMGGASIQWLRDELQLISDAADTEYFATKVDTSNGAYVVPAFTGLGAPHWDPYARGAIVGLTRGVNRNHIIRATLESIAYQSLDVISAMQADSGIKLDFLKVDGGAVANNFLMQFQSDVLNTEVQRPVVTEVTALGAAYLAGLAVGFWGSIDELKHKSELDRAFKPCADDGKRERRHNGWKRAVECAKGWIEE